The DNA region TTTGGGTCGGCCGGTTCCTCGTTACCGTTCAGGCGCTCAAATTCTGCTTTTCTCCCCGCTCTGATGGCTTCTAATAAAGTAGGATCGCTATGATCGACGAAATACTGGAACGGGGCGGTTTCGCCATATTCTTCACCCATAAACAGCATGGGCACATAGGGTGAAAGTATGCACACCGCCGCTGCAAGTTTTAAGCGTTGGGGATCGAGAAAGGAGGCCATTCTTTTCCCTTGCACCCGATTGCCCGTTTGGTCGTGATTTTCGTTAAAAACCACAAAATGATCCGGTGAAATGCCTGCAGAAGATGCGCCGTGCCGTTTTTTCCTGAAGTTGACAAATTCGCCGCTGTGTACAAAACCATCGCGGAAAGCTTTGGCAAGCTGACCAATCGAGCCAAAGTCTGAATAACGGCTTGCGCCTTCGGGATCGATCAATACGTATAAGGCGTGTTGAAAATCATCAAGCCACTGCGCCCGAAAACCCATTCCGCCCAACTCAACGGGCATTACCACCCTTGGGTTATTGGAGTCGCTTTCGGCAACCAGATGAATCAGCCGGCCGTGTTTTTCCATTAGCGTTTTTAATCTGCAATGCGCCTTTTCCCACAAATGTACTGCGCTGGCATCGTAAATTTCGTGGATTGCATCGCACCGCAAGCCATCGATGTGGTAGTGCTCAAACCAATGCTGCATGTTATCGACAACGAACGCAGAAACGCCGTCGCTCCATTCTCCGTCGAAGTTGATCGCCTCTCCCCAGGGGGTACAATATTTCTTGCTAAAGTATGGGCCAAATTCTTTCAAATAGTTTCCCTCTGGCCCCAAATGGTTGTAAACCACATCTAAAAACACGGCGATACCTTTTTCGTGGCAGGCATTTACGAGTTTTTTAAGCCCAATTGGCCCGCCGTAACTGTTTTGTACGGCATAAGGGTAAACACCGTCGTAACCCCAATTACGCGTTCCCGAAAACTGTGTAACAGGCATCAGCTCAATTGCATTAATGCCCAGGTCAACAAGTTGATCAAGCCGTGGAATGATGGCTTCGAAAGTGCCTTCGTTGGTAAAGGTACCCACATGCAGCTCGTAAAAAACCAACTTATCAAAACAAATGCCTTTCCAAAAACGATCGTGCCAATCGAAACTTTCATGATCCACTATTTCTGATTCGGCGTGGACGCCCTCGGGTTGAAAATGGGAAGCTGGGTCGGGCAGAAACTTTTCGCCGCCGTCAACACTAAACAGGTATCGGGTACCGCCGGGAATATCGTCGAACTCCAATTGATGATAACCGCCGTCTACCTTGACCATTTGAAACTCTCCCATAAACGGGTGCACAATCTTTAGTCGTACCCGCTCCCTTTCTGGTGCCCAAACACGGAACAAACAGTGCTGGTCTTCGTAATATATCCCTGTTTCCATCGCTATGGCCTTTCTTTTATCTCAACAATTGTGGCATCGTTTGCTCCCATTTCGAAACCTTGTGTTAAAAATTCGCCGACCCCGGCATCGTTTGTAGAAAATATGATTTCGCCTGATAGGTTAACCGGAGGCAAAAATGGCGCAGGACTATCGCTCAGATTGAGGATAATCAAGTAGCCGGGAGCGTTTTCTGCTTGCCTGATATAAGCCAAAAGTTGGCTGTTTGCCAGCACTGGGCGATAAATTCCATATTTTAAAGATGGCGAACTCTGCCTTAAAGCAATCAGTTTGCGGTACAGGTTTAACATTGATTGGGGGTAAGCCATTTGGCTGGCTACGTTGTTGTCTTTGTGATCTTCGGCAAGCCTGAGCCATGGCTGACAGGTACTGAATCCGCCAAAAGTAGTGCCATCCCATTGCATTGGCGTACGAGCAGGATCGCGGCTGAGGCCCTTTTCGGGCATATTTAATCCCTGCGGGTCACGGATTTCATTCGGTGGTATTTTCACATCGCTCATTCCGATCTCGTCGCCGTAATACATTGTGGGTGTTCCCCTTAATGTAAGCAATAAAACCGCGGCCACCCTGGCTTGTGCGGCGCCAACTCTGCTTAGCACGCGGTGTTGATCGTGATTTCCTAAAACCCAGTTGGGCCAGCCACCCGCGGGTAGCGCTCCTTCGTATTGGTCTATCGCTAAGCCAATGGCCTTAGCATCCCATGGTGTTTCGAGCAGGGTAAAGTTAAAGGGCATGTGTGCTCCACTGTCGTCCTGCCCGTAATAGGCCATTAATCGCTGTATGGGCAGGTAAATTTCGCCGATCATTACCTTGTCTTTATAATGATCTAACAGGGTGCGCATTTTGTTTATAATTCGATGAACTTCAGGCTGGTCGGTCGAAAACACCGGCAGTAGCTGGTTGTAAGTTGCCATTTCGGGGGTATAATCAGGATTGACAGGATTATCGCGAAGCAGTTCATCTTTAACCATATGCCAAATCACATCTACCCTAAAACCGTCTACGCCCTTATCGAGCCAAAATCGCATTACGTTTAGCATGGCTTCTTGTACCGCTTCGTTTCGCCAATTAAGGTCGGGTTGTTCGCTAAGGAAACCGTGATAGTAATACTGACTGGTGGTTTCATCCCATTGCCAGGCGCTTCCGCCGAACATGGCCAACCAGTTGTTGGGCGGCCCACCATCGGGTGCAGCATCCTTCCAGATGTACCATGAACGTTTGGGATTGTCTTTTGACGACCTGGACTCGAGAAACCATGGATGGAGATTTGAGGAGTGATTGGGCACAAAATCGAGAAGCAGTTTCATGCCCCGGTTGTGCACCTCGTTCATCAGCCTATCAAAATCTTCGAGGGTACCGAAAAGAGCGTCTACACCGCAATAGTCTGAGATATCGTAGCCAAAATCGGCCATTGGCGACGGGTAGATTGGTGAGATCCAAATGGTTTCAATTCCTAAATGTTGAAGATAATCGAGCTTTTCAATTACTCCGTTCAAGTCGCCCACTCCATCGCCATTACTGTCTTTAAATGATCGTGGATAGATTTGATAGATGATTGTTCCTTTCCACCATTGCGCATCGTTGTGTGTATCCATATTATAATGTTGTATTCTTTTCTTCCAAAGGGATCGTTATCTAATAACAAGAGTTTAACGAGGCAGTTTGTATTGGCACTACCTTTTTTTTATTTCGGTAAATACGCAGGTACGTTTTTTTACGCGGAACAAATACCTAAAAATTAAGTACGCTAAACAAGTGGGCAAACCGGGTGGTTTATATTAAAAAAAGATTATGGAACAGCAAAGGAAGCTTGCTCGAAGGGATCGGATGTCCATAGCAGAGCAAGTCGGTACTGACAACCGCGGCGATGATAAACAGGAACTTAACGGAAAAGATGGTAAGGAGGCAAGTTGGCTGAATGAGGTTAGCAATGCTCCACAGGCAATGCCAGCTGACGATCGAAAAATGGATGGAGCCAACTCCGTAAAGGGGAAAATTTCAACATTGAGATGGCACGTACCTACGAACGGAATTTCGAAGCTTTTGTAGGCGGCAGACTAATATCGAAAGTGAGGGGCAGCGATGAAGAATCGCTGCCTTTTGTTTTAGTCTGGCTCAAAATAGATCAGCGTGGTGGGGGCTTGGTTCGACACTTACGGCGTAGCTTTGCCTTTGTGCTCCCAATGGTCTTTAATGATGCTTCCGGCGGAATTAAACTTCAGGGTTCTGGCGTACCGCTCGCCACGAACGAAGCCATTTTCGTCCTTTTTGCCCATAAACAACAAAATGGGCCTCCCCTCAATGTCAGTTTTTATGCTTAAATCGTATCGTCCAAATTTCTGCTCGATCATGGCAGATGGTTCGTAGTTCTTTTTGAGAATGTTTAGTATCGGATCTTTCAGTTTCATATCGGTTACTGATTTTGGATGTGTTTTTTTATGGCTAGGTACTGAAGTTCTGGGTTATTTTTTTGTTACGAAAAACCGCGGCCGTTTTGCAATTGTTTTAATCGTAACTATATCGAAAAAACAGTCGCAACTAATTAAAAGTTTAAGAAACTAAGAAATTTGGAAGCGCTCAGCAGTTCCCAATGTGTTTAATGAATAAAAAAGATCTTTAATTCGAAAATGAAAGCAATAAAACATGCCTGCTCACTGAAACTGTATTTGGCAATTGCATTATTGAGCATTACCGCTGCTTGTAGCCCTTACAAGCGAGATCAACAGATTAAAGCGGATTTGGTGCTAAAGGCAAAGGAAGACGCAAGCTTCGCGGGAGTTCAATTTACGGTGTACAATAGAAACGTTACGCTATGGGGCATTTGTCCTACCGAGAAATCGAGAATGATGGTAAAACAGAAGCTTTCTACGATTCATCTAATCAAAAAAATCGACGATAAGATGATGATCGGCCCGGTTGAGTTAAACACAAATTATATCCTAAAACAACAGCTCGATAGCGTTTTGGCCGAATATCCCCGGGCCACTGGAAAGATAGATACGAATAGCATTGAATTAAACGGCGTGGTTAAGCAACAGTATCTGGCCAAACTACTCGAGTCGGTTAGCCACATTAAGCCGGAGGCGGTAATTATTAATCGATTAGCGGTAACAATGTAACTTTATTTTCACTGCATTATTCATTATGAAACAAGAAGAAATACACTGGGGAGACTGGCACAGAATCCTTTTCGGGATGGTTCCTGCCGAATTTTTGATTGAGGTACTGGTAAGAACGGTTATAGTTTACATTCTTTTATTAATCACTTTGCGGTTTCTTGGCAAGCGGATGGGCGGCCAGCTAACGATCTCTGAACTAGCGGTTATGCTTACGCTTGGTGCGATCATTTCGGTGCCAATGCAAATTCCGGAGCGAGGACTATTACAGGGTTTATTGGTGCTGGTTTGTGCGGTTGTATTTCAGCGTGGCCTCAACTATTTTGCTGTTAAATACAACAAAATTGAACGGTTTACGCAAGGTAAGGAAAGCCTGTTGGTTCAGGATGGTGTGATTGCCGCGACCCAACTTGCACGGATGAAGATTTCGAGAGAACAATTAGCAGCGGAACTAAGATGTCAAAATATTTACAACCTTGGCGAGGTAAGGCGTGTATATCTGGAGGCGTCGGGATTGTTTTCTATCTTTAAATACCCGAAACCCCGGCCCGGACTTTCGCTCCTACCGATTGGCGAAGAAACTGCTGAAAAACAATTTTCGGACATTGCCGGCTCCATGGTTTGTTTCGATTGTGGAAACCGTGCTTCAACCCACGATGAGGCGCAAAACAACTGTAAGAACTGTGGTTCTAAACACTGGACTAACGCTGTTATTTCTAAATTATCATGAGAGAGTACGAAATTAAACTTGGTGATCTTCACCGGATATTGTTTGGCGATGTGCCCTATCACTTTTATATGGAGGTGATACTGCGGATTTCGGTTGTTTACCTTTTGTTGATGGTTTCGATGCGGTTAATGGGCAAGCGAATGTCGTCGCAACTGAGCAGAAACGAAATGGCGGCGGTTGCCTCCTTAGCCGCTGCTATTGGCGTACCTTTAATGAGCCCGGAACGCGGGTTGCTACCTGCGATTGTTATAGCAGCCGTGATTATTACCTACCAGATGGTTATCGCCCGGAGAGCCGCAGTTGACCGGAAGTTTGAATCCATTACCCAGGATAAATTTGATATAATAGTTAAGGATGGTGTGCTAAATGTTAAAACAATGGTGGCCACGCGAATAAGCAGGGCCCGTGTGTTTGCTCAATTGCGCTCTCAGGGAATCAGCCATTTGGGCTTGGTGAGCCGCTTGTATTTTGAGGCTGGTGGTTTTTTCAGTTTCGTAAACAATCCCGATCCACAACCGGGCTTATCAGTATTGCCTGAATGGGATACACAATTCAGTGACGAAGTTCATGCGATAACGGATGTGATGGTGTGCAATTATTGTGGAAACAGGAAGGCCGAGCACACTAATGATGAGAATGTAAGGTGCGAAAATTGTAATAAAGATGAATGGACCGGTGCAGTGAGATTGGTGGAAGTTTAATGGCGGAAAGATGTATGATTGTACGTTGTTCGTGCGTGTAAAAGAACAAGTTTTACGGCTTTATCTAACAACTTATAATTGCCGCCCTAATCCCAAAAAAAAAAACGACTACACCGAGGAACCGCTTCCCCAATGTAGTCGTTTAATTATAAATTGCAATAAGCTTAATTAACAGGCTCAATAACGGCGGCGAAACCGCCATCCTTAACCATGTTAATATCGAGCGTTGAACCCGCTTTAAGCGATTGTTCGATTCTTTTAAAATCCATGGCCTGAAAGTCGGCATTAATACCATCTTTTATCAACGTAATTTTATAATTTACATTAGGTTTCAAAAAGTCGGTTTTCACTTTCAGGTCGTGTTTTTGATCGTTGCCCATTGCGCCAATAAACCACTTTTCGCCCTTGCGCTTGGCCGTTACGATGTATTCGCCCACCCGGGCATCTAAAACTTTTGTTTCATCCCAGGTTACTGGTATGCTCGTTATAAAAGCAGTAGTTTCAGGTTCCTTGAGGTAGTTAAAGGGATTATCGGCCAGCATTTGAAATCCACTTTCAAAAACGATATACATTGCCAGCTGGTGCGCCCGCGTGCCAATACTCATGGTGTTTACCCAACTTGGCTTATAATCTTGCTTATGTGCCGAACGCATAGCGCCGGGCGTATAATCCATTGCGCCAACTGCATTTCGAAGGAATGGCAAAAAGAGATTGTTGTTGGGCGTAGCCAAGCCGCCGCCAATGTTTTGTTCCATCCCGATCACCCCTTCGTACGAAAGTACATTGGGATAGGCCACTTCCAATCCCGCCGGCTTAAATGCACCATGAAAATCGACAAGAATGTGGTGCTTTGCAGCTTCCTTAGCCACGCGGGTATAATAATTTACCATCCACTGGTCGCTCCTGTCCATAAAATCGATTTTCATTCCCGCTATTCCCCATTTCTCCAACGTTTCGAAAATGTTGAAGTTGTTTTCAACCGCCAGCCAGGTAAACCAAAGTACAATTTTTACGTTCTTTTGTTTTCCGTAAGCAATGAGCTCCTGCAGGTTGATTGTTGGATTCGGCTCAAACGGGTTCAGTGTAGTTTTTGCCCATCCCTCATCCATAATAATATAGGGAATACCAAATTTCGACGCAAAGTCGATATAGTATTTGTAGGTATCCTGATTATATCCCGATTTAAAATCTACACCGTAAACGTAAGCATTATGCCACCACTCCCAGGTTACCTGACCCGGCTTTATCCAATTTACATCTTTCAGCTGGTTTGGCGTGCTGAGTTTATAAACCATTTGATTGGCGGCGAGCTGTGCATCCTGATCAGTAATCACCATAAAGCGCCACGGAAAGGATCGCTTACCCGAAGTCCGGGCGATATAATCACCCTCCTTTAAAATTTTCTGGCTTCTGTCTCCGTCCTCACCAAATGCCAGAGGAACTTTTGGAAATACAGCATTTATTGTTTTATCGTCTGACGCTTTTACAAACAGGCAAGGATAATCGTATAAATCTGCTTCAGATAAGAGCGCTTTATATTTGCCATTATCAAAAAGAATGGGCAGAACGCTCATCTTTTCCTTATTCAATTTTCCAAGTTCGTTCTGACGGTAAAGAATCTCGTAAGACGTTTTGAAGCTACCAGTTTCGAGATAGGACGCTTTTACCGGATCACTAAATCCAATGTGAACATCTTCATTAGTAACCGTTATCGAATCTTGTCTATTGGTGATAAAACGATAGGCAATCCCATCATTGTAGGCACGAAATTCAACGCTAAAATTACCCTTAAAATCCAGGCGCAATAAATTATAGTGATTATTTACCGTTGCATTTTTTAATGGAACAACCGGATTGGAATTTACGTTTACTGTTGACAAAGTTTTTTTGAGCAGCTTTGCGTTGGCGCCCAACTTTTCGTTACTCAGATTGAGTTGTAAATAGGATTCGGCGATGAACGGGTTTCCATTAAAGGTAACGCCATAACTAATGCGGTCTTTAACGTTTATTGCAACTTTAATCCTTTTATCGGGCGATGAAAGGTCGATTGTTGCAGCAAAAAGCATGGCCGATTGCAAGAGGAGAAAGACAAGTAAAAGGTTTTTTTTCATTTGTGTTCGGATAGGTTAGGTAATTCGATCATTATCGATCGTCTAAAATAGTAAATCGATTTAGATTATAAAGCGAAAGCTATTTAGAAATTACCAAAATCCAGTACCGAAACACAAATGTGACGTATATTGGCGGAGTCAGCCCACCGCTTATTTAATACAATTGTTTAACTGGCTTTTTCAAAATGGTAAGATACTTTGCCGCAAATTTCCTGACTGCGGTATCCGACGATTTGGAGGCGTTTTGTAGCAACGGTAAAGCGTTCTGCCTATCGAGCGCAATCATATTTAAGTAAGCCTCATCGAACGCCGTTCCCGAAAGTTTTTTCAAATTGTCTATCGATTTCAGCAACGCTACATCACCAGCTTCGTTGGCTGCAGTTACTGATTGACCTGTGTTTCCGGCCTCACCGCCGCCAGTCTTATTTCTGGTTGTATCTTTAAGGTTCTCAGGCGTTGCATCTACCCTCCCATCAGGGCGCTGGCCTTCGTTGGGGCTGCTCATCGGCAGTGCAACATTCTTGCTTTTGGCCAGCGTTCTAATTTCTTCATTCACCTTCGAGAGTTGAAGCACCATCGTTCTGCCGATTTTCTTGGCTCTCGCACCTCCTTTTTCAATCGCAAGGTTGGCAGCCAGCAGCTGTTTTGTGGTGATTGATGATGCCCGCCGTAACAAAACCTCATTGGTAAGGCTATCCGTTTGATAG from Pedobacter endophyticus includes:
- the treZ gene encoding malto-oligosyltrehalose trehalohydrolase, translated to METGIYYEDQHCLFRVWAPERERVRLKIVHPFMGEFQMVKVDGGYHQLEFDDIPGGTRYLFSVDGGEKFLPDPASHFQPEGVHAESEIVDHESFDWHDRFWKGICFDKLVFYELHVGTFTNEGTFEAIIPRLDQLVDLGINAIELMPVTQFSGTRNWGYDGVYPYAVQNSYGGPIGLKKLVNACHEKGIAVFLDVVYNHLGPEGNYLKEFGPYFSKKYCTPWGEAINFDGEWSDGVSAFVVDNMQHWFEHYHIDGLRCDAIHEIYDASAVHLWEKAHCRLKTLMEKHGRLIHLVAESDSNNPRVVMPVELGGMGFRAQWLDDFQHALYVLIDPEGASRYSDFGSIGQLAKAFRDGFVHSGEFVNFRKKRHGASSAGISPDHFVVFNENHDQTGNRVQGKRMASFLDPQRLKLAAAVCILSPYVPMLFMGEEYGETAPFQYFVDHSDPTLLEAIRAGRKAEFERLNGNEEPADPKSLQTFLQSKLDWKLRQSEQGSDLLAWHRKLIALRKSLPALQSKNRQNLQTNILSDAVLEVVRFSDDGKQTITCVFNISATENEYPIGKKFAAFDTILSSNGNVDGKQGRSVSPDELLHLAPWSVSVLC
- a CDS encoding alpha-amylase family glycosyl hydrolase; this encodes MDTHNDAQWWKGTIIYQIYPRSFKDSNGDGVGDLNGVIEKLDYLQHLGIETIWISPIYPSPMADFGYDISDYCGVDALFGTLEDFDRLMNEVHNRGMKLLLDFVPNHSSNLHPWFLESRSSKDNPKRSWYIWKDAAPDGGPPNNWLAMFGGSAWQWDETTSQYYYHGFLSEQPDLNWRNEAVQEAMLNVMRFWLDKGVDGFRVDVIWHMVKDELLRDNPVNPDYTPEMATYNQLLPVFSTDQPEVHRIINKMRTLLDHYKDKVMIGEIYLPIQRLMAYYGQDDSGAHMPFNFTLLETPWDAKAIGLAIDQYEGALPAGGWPNWVLGNHDQHRVLSRVGAAQARVAAVLLLTLRGTPTMYYGDEIGMSDVKIPPNEIRDPQGLNMPEKGLSRDPARTPMQWDGTTFGGFSTCQPWLRLAEDHKDNNVASQMAYPQSMLNLYRKLIALRQSSPSLKYGIYRPVLANSQLLAYIRQAENAPGYLIILNLSDSPAPFLPPVNLSGEIIFSTNDAGVGEFLTQGFEMGANDATIVEIKERP
- a CDS encoding BON domain-containing protein, which codes for MKAIKHACSLKLYLAIALLSITAACSPYKRDQQIKADLVLKAKEDASFAGVQFTVYNRNVTLWGICPTEKSRMMVKQKLSTIHLIKKIDDKMMIGPVELNTNYILKQQLDSVLAEYPRATGKIDTNSIELNGVVKQQYLAKLLESVSHIKPEAVIINRLAVTM
- a CDS encoding DUF421 domain-containing protein — its product is MKQEEIHWGDWHRILFGMVPAEFLIEVLVRTVIVYILLLITLRFLGKRMGGQLTISELAVMLTLGAIISVPMQIPERGLLQGLLVLVCAVVFQRGLNYFAVKYNKIERFTQGKESLLVQDGVIAATQLARMKISREQLAAELRCQNIYNLGEVRRVYLEASGLFSIFKYPKPRPGLSLLPIGEETAEKQFSDIAGSMVCFDCGNRASTHDEAQNNCKNCGSKHWTNAVISKLS
- a CDS encoding DUF421 domain-containing protein, translating into MREYEIKLGDLHRILFGDVPYHFYMEVILRISVVYLLLMVSMRLMGKRMSSQLSRNEMAAVASLAAAIGVPLMSPERGLLPAIVIAAVIITYQMVIARRAAVDRKFESITQDKFDIIVKDGVLNVKTMVATRISRARVFAQLRSQGISHLGLVSRLYFEAGGFFSFVNNPDPQPGLSVLPEWDTQFSDEVHAITDVMVCNYCGNRKAEHTNDENVRCENCNKDEWTGAVRLVEV
- a CDS encoding glycoside hydrolase family 97 protein, coding for MKKNLLLVFLLLQSAMLFAATIDLSSPDKRIKVAINVKDRISYGVTFNGNPFIAESYLQLNLSNEKLGANAKLLKKTLSTVNVNSNPVVPLKNATVNNHYNLLRLDFKGNFSVEFRAYNDGIAYRFITNRQDSITVTNEDVHIGFSDPVKASYLETGSFKTSYEILYRQNELGKLNKEKMSVLPILFDNGKYKALLSEADLYDYPCLFVKASDDKTINAVFPKVPLAFGEDGDRSQKILKEGDYIARTSGKRSFPWRFMVITDQDAQLAANQMVYKLSTPNQLKDVNWIKPGQVTWEWWHNAYVYGVDFKSGYNQDTYKYYIDFASKFGIPYIIMDEGWAKTTLNPFEPNPTINLQELIAYGKQKNVKIVLWFTWLAVENNFNIFETLEKWGIAGMKIDFMDRSDQWMVNYYTRVAKEAAKHHILVDFHGAFKPAGLEVAYPNVLSYEGVIGMEQNIGGGLATPNNNLFLPFLRNAVGAMDYTPGAMRSAHKQDYKPSWVNTMSIGTRAHQLAMYIVFESGFQMLADNPFNYLKEPETTAFITSIPVTWDETKVLDARVGEYIVTAKRKGEKWFIGAMGNDQKHDLKVKTDFLKPNVNYKITLIKDGINADFQAMDFKRIEQSLKAGSTLDINMVKDGGFAAVIEPVN
- a CDS encoding DUF4142 domain-containing protein; amino-acid sequence: MNFYIRTTLRAGIALALSAFAFSDNAFANGRVNGSASYQTDSLTNEVLLRRASSITTKQLLAANLAIEKGGARAKKIGRTMVLQLSKVNEEIRTLAKSKNVALPMSSPNEGQRPDGRVDATPENLKDTTRNKTGGGEAGNTGQSVTAANEAGDVALLKSIDNLKKLSGTAFDEAYLNMIALDRQNALPLLQNASKSSDTAVRKFAAKYLTILKKPVKQLY